A single region of the Triticum dicoccoides isolate Atlit2015 ecotype Zavitan chromosome 2B, WEW_v2.0, whole genome shotgun sequence genome encodes:
- the LOC119365862 gene encoding uncharacterized protein LOC119365862 translates to MVSLMDDVTAEIFLRLPPDEPEHLFRAALVCKPWLRVLRDPSFRRRYSVFHRAPPLLGLLHRLQVFEGDPAARLAPTTAAPLSPYPDLCRTRPLDCRHGRVLLHVGVGSWHFIVWDPVTGEQHRFPEPGIPKLIYSAAVFCAVPGCDHLDCHGGPFRVVFLVTEDCTDLIKAAVYSSETGAWSTPVTMDAGCDVQHRRDALAAGFYYTPYVQPRRGAVIGDEAYFTLRYGNPVVKYNWSKNHISLIDPPTKCVYNVGVKKKAVDKVALMVMEDSSLGFACVEGSSLHLWSRKVNAEGDAEWVQRRAIQLESVIPVANSDDKPFVVGCAEGVGVIFVSTGVGLFTIKLDSGLVKKVAESGVYFSVLPYMSFYTPDRGTFPSLAEITDA, encoded by the exons atggtgTCGCTGATGGACGACGTCACCGCCGAGATCTTCCTCCGCCTCCCGCCGGACGAGCCCGAGCACCTCTTCCGCGCCGCCCTCGTCTGCAAGCCCTGGCTCCGCGTCCTCCGCGACCCCTCCTTCCGCCGCCGCTACAGCGTCTTCCACCGGGCGCCGCCCCTGCTCGGCCTCCTCCACAGGCTCCAGGTCTTCGAAGGAGaccccgccgcccgcctcgcccccACCACAGCGGCGCCCCTCTCGCCCTACCCCGACCTCTGCCGCACGCGCCCCCTCGACTGCCGCCACGGCCGCGTCCTCCTCCACGTGGGGGTCGGGTCCTGGCATTTCATCGTCTGGGATCCCGTCACGGGCGAGCAGCACCGCTTCCCGGAGCCTGGCATCCCGAAGCTCATCTACTCCGCCGCCGTCTTCTGCGCCGTGCCCGGCTGCGACCACCTTGACTGCCACGGCGGCCCCTTCCGGGTTGTCTTTCTGGTCACCGAAGACTGCACAGATCTAATCAAGGCCGCAGTGTACTCATCAGAGACGGGTGCGTGGAGCACGCCGGTGACAATGGACGCTGGCTGTGATGTCCAGCATAGGCGAGATGCCCTTGCTGCTGGATTCTACTACACGCCCTATGTCCAGCCTAGGCGGGGCGCCGTTATTGGAGATGAAGCCTACTTCACCCTTCGCTACGGTAACCCAGTCGTCAAATATAACTGGAGCAAGAATCACATATCCCTGATTGATCCGCCAACAAAGTGTGTGTACAACGTTGGTGTCAAAAAAAAGGCTGTCGACAAGGTCGCCCTCATGGTGATGGAGGACAGTTCACTGGGGTTTGCCTGCGTTGAGGGTTCCAGCCTTCACCTGTGGTCAAGAAAGGTGAATGCAGAAGGAGATGCAGAATGGGTACAGCGCAGGGCCATCCAGCTGGAGAGTGTTATACCTGTTGCCAATTCTGATGACAAACCATTTGTGGTTGGATGTGCAGAGGGTGTGGGTGTCATATTCGTTAGCACCGGTGTTGGCTTATTCACAATCAAGCTAGATTCTGGGCTGGTTAAGAAGGTTGCCGAGTCTGGGGTCTACTTCAGCGTCCTACCCTACATGAGCTTCTATACTCCAG ATCGTGGTACGTTTCCATCCCTGGCGGAGATTACTGATGCCTGA